The genome window GCACAACCATTTGATCGTTGTCAATTACACCCGAGGGGCCAATCATACCTTTGGTAAGCAATGTTTGGTACAAACTGTAAATATTGATACTGTAGCTGGCCACTTTTTCTTTATCGATATAGATACTAAGCTGTTCGTTCTGAACTCCGTAACGACGAAGATTTGATACCGATTCAACACTTCGCAATTTATTTTCCAACGTTTCTAGATATTCCTTCAGTTGACGATACGTTTTTGTATCCGATTCTAAAGCAATAAGCAAAGCAGAAGTATCTCCGAAATCATCATTGGCAACCAGTGCAACTACCCCGGAAGGCAACTGCATCTTAAAATTGGCAAGGCCGTGTTTGATTTTTGACCATACTTCGTCTTTGTTGCTTACCTCATCGTTTAGTTCTACAAATACATACACTATTCCATCTCTGGACAGAGAATATGTTTTGGATTTTTTAACTTCTTTGTAGGTGAAAAGAAATTTTTCCAAAGGCTTTGCCAGTTGTTCCTCCACTTCTGCGGAGGTGGCACCTGGATATGCGCCGACCACCACTCCTTGTCTAATGGTAAAGATGGGAAATTCCTGTTTTGGCATTTTGAACAGGGCAAAAATCCCGAACAGTAATAATGTACCAATAAGTAACAGTACAATTTTATTATACTTTATAGCCAGGGCTATGAGTCCTTTTTCTTCTTTCATTTCCTGTAATTTTTTAGTTTTTTTGTACAGATACGGGTGTCCCTATACTGATATTTTGATACCCCTCTACAATCAGTTCTTCTCCTTCTTGTAAACCTTTAGTAATATGGACTCCATTTTCTGAAAGATTGCCTAAAGAAACTTCTTTATAGGCCGCTTTTCCTTGTTTGTCTTTTACCCATACAAATCTCTTACCTGAAAAGTCTACCTGTACGGACTTTATAGGTACGACAATACTGTTACTGCCTTCCCTTTTTATAGTGTTGAGATACGTTCTGCAGACCATACCAGGCATGATTTTACCTGTTACGTTATTTATTTTCACTTTAATATCATAAGTATGGGAGGTAGGATTAGCAAAAACACCTTTTTCCAGCACCTTTCCATTAAAAGTTTCGTTGTCTAGTGCTGAAATCATTACTTCACATTTATCTCCTATCGTAACACCTGAAATTTCACCCTCCGGAATGGCAATCTTGACTTTTACACTTCCAATATCCATAATATTATAAACTGGCATTCCAGGCATTACGTTAGTTCCAGGTTCCAGGTAACGCTTCCCAACGACTCCAGATTGTAGGGCATAGATTTTGCCGTCTTTGAAGTTCTTATGGGCTATCGCATCACCTGCTCTTGCTTGCTCTAGTTTTGTTTTTGCATCTATGTATTGAATTTCAGGAAGACTCTTGCTTTCATACATAGCAGACATACGTTTGTAAGCATCTTCAGCCTGTTTTAGTGTGGCCTTAGAGACCTCATTTGCACTTTTTAAACTGGCCGTATTAAGCGATGCGAGTAATTGTCCTTTAGTTACTTTTTGTCCTTCGCTTACGTGCATCTCTTCAATATTGCCTGGTACTAAAAAACTGACATCAACTGCATTGTCACTTTCAATCGTACCAACATATTCTTGTCCGTTAGCACTTTTCGCACAAGTAACTTGTAGTGTTTTAACGAGGATCTCTTTTGTTCTGTTTTGGTCTTCCTGATTTTTAGCACAGGATAAAACTGTTAATGCAAAGGATATAGCACAGATATACTTTACTGGATGTGAATAAACGTTGGTCATAATTTTTTTGTTATTTGATGTCGAGTACAAAATTCAACATAAGAAAGCGTTTAGGTAAGACCAATTATTCTTCAATAGTGTTCAAAATGTCGTATTTTTGTTGTTTTGAATAACAAAAAAGTCAAAATGATTATGAAAAACGGAAATTTTGGAAAAATCTCTATTGAACACTTTGCCCATCAGGTAAATCTTAATGTGGTTACACAGACCGATGATTTTATAATTTCGAAAAAACCAACTACACTTCAAGAGCATGCTTTAAATTTTGACTATCCCCATATTATTGAGGGGATTGCTTTTGTCTTTTGTGTACAGGGAAAAGCACGAATAAGAATTAACCTTATAGAACACGAGGTACAGGAAAACACACTGCTAGTTGCTGTGCCTAATAATATTATCCATGTACTAGAACAAAGTACTGA of Flavobacterium marginilacus contains these proteins:
- a CDS encoding efflux RND transporter periplasmic adaptor subunit, translating into MTNVYSHPVKYICAISFALTVLSCAKNQEDQNRTKEILVKTLQVTCAKSANGQEYVGTIESDNAVDVSFLVPGNIEEMHVSEGQKVTKGQLLASLNTASLKSANEVSKATLKQAEDAYKRMSAMYESKSLPEIQYIDAKTKLEQARAGDAIAHKNFKDGKIYALQSGVVGKRYLEPGTNVMPGMPVYNIMDIGSVKVKIAIPEGEISGVTIGDKCEVMISALDNETFNGKVLEKGVFANPTSHTYDIKVKINNVTGKIMPGMVCRTYLNTIKREGSNSIVVPIKSVQVDFSGKRFVWVKDKQGKAAYKEVSLGNLSENGVHITKGLQEGEELIVEGYQNISIGTPVSVQKN